A stretch of the Nothobranchius furzeri strain GRZ-AD chromosome 5, NfurGRZ-RIMD1, whole genome shotgun sequence genome encodes the following:
- the si:dkey-7j14.6 gene encoding membrane-spanning 4-domains subfamily A member 4A, translating into MATTSITTAGGVVIVTQVIPKDDSSIPLQTPANSASKAPPTDATTPPPPSKEVTKASTFLRGEPHGLGVVQIFIGLLCVVFSLTAILSPTMMVHAPFALGAMFVVSGSLSVMARNGTSVRLVCVSLLFNTFSAVLGLVGVVYLCFLLADTPPADKICSSADDSSTLYQSKCSSNLWRLNIILYGLLGLFLVLFILQVCVSITISIFSGRLLRSYKRYSHLTVDDSSIPVESDLQSNSP; encoded by the exons ATGGCGACCACATCCATCACCACCGCCGGTGGAGTTGTGATCGTAACTCAAGTCATCCCCAAAGATGACTCCTCCATTCCGCTCCAGACTCCTGCAAACTCTGCATCAAAGGCTCCACCCACTGATGCAACGACTCCGCCTCCTCCTTCTAAAGAAGTAACAAAGGCCTCCACCTTCCTGCGTGGGGAGCCCCATGGCCTCGGG GTTGTCCAGATCTTCATCGGTCTGCTGTGTGTTGTGTTTAGTCTGACCGCTATCCTCTCACCAACCATGATGGTCCACGCCCCGTTTGCCCTCGGAGCTATG TTTGTTGTTTCAGGCTCTCTGTCAGTGATGGCCAGAAATGGAACTTCCGTCAGACTg gtgtgtgtgtctCTGCTGTTCAACACATTCAGCGCCGTCCTTGGCCTGGTGGGTGTGGTCTACCTCTGTTTCCTGCTGGCTGACACTCCTCCCGCTGACAAGATTTGTAGCAGTGCTGATGACAGCAGCACCTTGTACCAATCAAAGTGTTCCAGCAATTTGTGGAGGTTGAAT ATTATTCTGTACGGACTTCTGGGCCTCTTCCTGGTTCTGTTCATCCTTCAAGTTTGTGTCTCCATCACAATTTCGATTTTCTCTGGAAGATTGCTCCGGAGCTACAAACGTTATTCTCACCTCACG GTGGATGACAGCAGCATTCCTGTTGAGTCGGACCTCCAATCCAACTCTCCCTGA